Proteins encoded in a region of the Strix uralensis isolate ZFMK-TIS-50842 chromosome Z, bStrUra1, whole genome shotgun sequence genome:
- the STOML2 gene encoding stomatin-like protein 2, mitochondrial — MLARLGLRAAPGLGLLQRSQQLKHSAWLALAPHRLNSGLPVNIGVLFVPQQEAWVVERMGKFHRILEPGLNFLIPLLDRIRYVQSLKEIVINVPEQSAVTLDNVTLQIDGVLYLRVMDPYKASYGVEDPEYAVTQLAQTTMRSELGKLSLDRVFRERESLNANIVDAINQASDCWGIRCLRYEIKDIHVPPRVKESMQMQVEAERRKRATVLESEGTRESAINVAEGQKQAQILASEAEKAEQINKAAGEANAMLVKARAKAEAIQLLAAALAQQNGSAAASLSVAEQYVNAFSKLAKDSNTLLLPTNTGDVTSMVTQALGIYTTLTKPQAVKTQDEMPPAREDPQPPPTEVLKAEEASSS, encoded by the exons ATGCTGGCACGGCTGGGGCTCCGAGCCGCGCCCGGCCTCGGGCTGCTGCAG cGCTCCCAGCAGCTGAAGCATTCAGCATGGCTGGCCCTGGCACCACACCGCTTGAACTCTGGCCTGCCTGTGAATATCGGGGTGCTCTTTGTGCCGCAGCAGGAGGCTTGGGTGGTGGAGAGGATGGGCAAGTTCCACCGAATCCTCGAGCCT GGTTTGAACTTCCTCATCCCTCTGCTGGATCGAATTCGTTATGTGCAGAGTCTCAAAGAAATAGTGATTAATGTTCCGGAGCAGTCAGCTGTCACCCTAG ATAACGTCACCCTGCAGATTGATGGTGTGCTCTATCTGCGGGTTATGGACCCCTACAAG GCCAGCTATGGGGTGGAAGATCCTGAGTATGCAGTGACCCAGCTGGCCCAGACCACCATGAGATCTGAACTTGGCAAACTCTCCCTCGACAGAGTCTTCCGG GAGCGGGAGTCCCTCAATGCCAACATTGTGGATGCCATCAACCAGGCTTCAGACTGCTGGGGCATCCGGTGCCTGCGCTACGAGATCAAGGACATCCACGTACCCCCACGTGTGAAGGAATCCATGCAGATGCAG GTGGAAGCAGAGCGACGGAAGCGGGCGACGGTGCTGGAGTCGGAGGGGACGCGGGAATCGGCCATCAATGTGGCCGAGGGGCAGAAGCAGGCCCAGATCCTGGCGTCAGAAGCTGAGAAGGCCGAACAAATCAACAAAGCTGCTG GGGAAGCCAACGCCATGCTGGTCAAGGCCAGGGCCAAGGCCGAGGCTATTCAGCTCCTGGCAGCGGCTCTGGCACAGCAG AacggcagcgccgccgcctctCTCTCTGTGGCAGAGCAGTACGTGAACGCCTTCTCCAAGCTTGCCAAAGATTCCaacaccctcctgctgcccaccAACACCGGTGACGTTACCAGCATGGTCACGCAG GCCCTGGGCATCTACACCACGCTGACCAAGCCACAAGCTGTGAAGACCCAAGACGAGATGCCCCCAGCCCGCGAGgacccccagcctccccccacgGAGGTGCTGAAGGCAGAAGAGGCCAGCTCCAGCTAG